In one window of Hevea brasiliensis isolate MT/VB/25A 57/8 chromosome 10, ASM3005281v1, whole genome shotgun sequence DNA:
- the LOC110663900 gene encoding uncharacterized protein LOC110663900, with protein MTRKAVKGSVIADLLTENPINDYEALNIEFPDEDINEISTKTEGQIGMWKMYFDGAVNLSSNGIGAVLVSSDGKHFSIVVKLRFECANNVAEYEACVSSLQAAVEMKVKKLDVYGDSALIIYQVKRELQTKDPKLIPYQKYLLEMISKFEEISFTHLGRDKNQFVDALATLAIMTQMEED; from the coding sequence atgacaagAAAGGCAGTGAAAGGAAGTGTGATAGCAGACCTCCTGACAGAGAATCCTATTAATGATTATGAGGCTCTCAACATTGAATTCCCCGATGAGGATATCAATGAGATAAGTACAAAAACTGAGGGGCAAATTGGCATGTGGAAGATGTATTTTGATGGTGCAGTTAACCTTTCAagtaatgggattggagcagtACTAGTGTCTTCAGATGGGAAACATTTCTCGATAGTAGTCAAGCTAAGATTCGAATGTGCCAATAATgttgcagagtatgaagcttgtgtaagcAGTTTACAAGCTGCTGTCGAGATGAAAGTAAAGAAATTAGATGTGTATGGAGACTCTGCTTTGATCATCTACCAAGTTAAAAGAGAATTGCAGACCAAAGATCCAAaattaatcccatatcagaagtatctCCTAGAGATGATCAGCAAATTTGAAGAAATCTCCTTTACTCACCTGGGCCGTGATAAAAACCAGTTCGTAGATGCTTTGGCCACTTTGGCAATTATGACCCAAATGGAGGAGGACTAA